The Medicago truncatula cultivar Jemalong A17 chromosome 4, MtrunA17r5.0-ANR, whole genome shotgun sequence genome includes a region encoding these proteins:
- the LOC120580112 gene encoding chloroplast envelope quinone oxidoreductase homolog, whose protein sequence is MSTKLMKAVQYNSYGGGASGLKHVEVPVPTPKTNGVLIKLEAISINPFDCKIQKGVLRVMRFPRKFPHIPCTDVAGEVVDVGPQVKDFKAGDKVIAVLTHQYGGGLAEFAVASENLTAARPFEVSAAEAAGLPIAGLTAHGALSKIGGIKLDGTGKQKNILVTAASGGVGMYAVQLAKLGNNHVTATCGARNIDLVKSLGADEVLDYKTPEGTSLKSPSGKKYDAVIHCTIGIPWSTFDPNLCEKGVVVDLTPGPSSMLFSALQKLTFSKKRLVPFFSTIKREGLEHLVQLVKDGKLKTIIDSKFPLSKAEDAWAKSIDGHATGKIIVEP, encoded by the exons ATGTCTACAAAACTTATGAAAGCTGTTCAGTACAATTCCTATGGTGGAGGTGCATCTGGATTGAAG CATGTTGAAGTTCCTGTTCCAACTCCAAAGACCAATGGAGTTTTAATCAAGTTGGAAGCAATTAGCATTAATCCATTTGATTGCAAGATTCAGAAGGGTGTTCTTCGCGTTATGCGTTTTCCTCGAAAATTTCCCCACATACCTT GCACTGATGTAGCAGGAGAGGTAGTAGATGTTGGACCACAAGTCAAGGATTTTAAAGCTGGTGATAAAGTTATTGCTGTGCTCACACATCAA TATGGAGGTGGACTAGCTGAGTTTGCAGTGGCTAGCGAAAACTTAACAGCTGCCAGACCATTTGAAGTATCAGCTGCTGAAGCTgcgggtttacctatagccggtCTCACAGCTCATGGTGCCTTATCTAAAATCGGAGGAATTAAGCTTGATGGGACTGGCAAGCAGAAGAATATTTTGGTAACTGCTGCTTCAGGTGGTGTAGGTATGTATGCTGTTCAACTTGCCAAACTAGGGAACAACCATGTCACTGCTACCTGTGGTGCTCGCAACATCGACTTGGTTAAGAGCTTAGGCGCTGACGAGGTTCTTGACTACAAAACTCCGGAGGGAACATCACTGAAGAGTCCATCTGGTAAAAAATATGATGCAGTAATACATTGCACCATTGGAATACCGTGGTCAACTTTTGATCCTAATTTGTGTGAAAAAGGGGTTGTCGTGGATTTAACACCTGGCCCAAGTTCAATGTTGTTTTCTGCGCTGCAGAAACTTACTTTTTCAAAGAAGCGGTTGGTGCCATTTTTTTCAACAATCAAGCGCGAGGGCTTGGAACATCTCGTTCAATTGGTGAAGGATGGAAAACTCAAGACAATTATTGATTCTAAGTTTCCTTTGAGCAAAGCTGAAGATGCTTGGGCTAAGAGCATTGATGGCCATGCTACTGGGAAAATCATTGTTGAGCCATAG